In a single window of the Pocillopora verrucosa isolate sample1 chromosome 4, ASM3666991v2, whole genome shotgun sequence genome:
- the LOC131779125 gene encoding kelch-like protein 5, producing the protein MVAHADILLSKCAQFRNESQFIDVRLKVGEDIFPAHRIVLAASSNYFYAMFTDGMKESSLEVIELKDESISPDVFKIILDSIYTGDLLVNEESVSKVLAAADHLQVASAVHQCCNFLLTEFVKIRLDFETYCRIWEIAVSYGLKDLQDAAECAVAKMYTDVCESNEFLMHIGGNQLTSLLSRDDVSAPSETFILKSVMQWINYKKEERMAVAAKVIGAVRMGLVDITVALDDLNTEEMQQVPDIHKQVYEAAVYKHKPSHEPKSSRDQTKPRSKSPVLVAVSPRSHLQFFDVGTKTWKPLSVSTSATLATHCYSAVSAADKLVVAANDSLGHCLYRYDPETNAWERLTHSCGEIKHLCVTADHIYSFPADCTRNSERYNFVQRRWRYFRMEDEITLCDETKKSFFYSGIAVLNNKVYVLYVEKSQSIVNPAVLYCFDPQKNQWAKKANTSQLHFGSSLLVVNGNLYVAGGKVSSDRCHRPCGNPASVEMYNEETNAWIVVEQKNVPAHSSLGVVEIEGRVYFIINQFPYDSGIRLTHGKLHHTVLKEWENLAKIDQGAVLSYLAVKR; encoded by the exons TCATCGAATCGTGCTGGCCGCAAGTAGTAATTATTTCTACGCCATGTTTACAGATGGAATGAAGGAGTCAAGCCTGGAAGTGATCGAGCTGAAAGATGAAAGCATTTCACCAGATGTTTTTAAGATCATACTGGACTCCATCTACACTGGAGATCTCCTTGTAAACGAGGAAAGCGTGTCCAAGGTTCTTGCTGCCGCAGATCATCTTCAAGTCGCGAGTGCTGTTCATCAGTGTTGTAATTTCCTGCTGACCGAGTTCGTCAAGATTCGTTTAGACTTTGAAACTTACTGTCGGATCTGGGAAATTGCGGTGAGCTATGGGCTGAAAGATCTGCAAGACGCTGCAGAGTGTGCTGTGGCTAAGATGTATACAGATGTTTGTGAGAGCAATGAGTTTTTGATGCACATCGGTGGAAACCAATTAACCAGCCTTCTCAGCCGAGATGACGTCAGTGCACCTTCTGAGACGTTCATCCTCAAATCCGTGATGCAGTGGATTAACTACAAGAAGGAAGAGAGGATGGCAGTTGCAGCCAAAGTTATTGGAGCTGTTCGTATGGGGCTGGTGGACATTACGGTTGCGCTCGACGACCTGAATACGGAGGAGATGCAGCAAGTGCCTGATATTCACAAACAAGTCTATGAAGCAGCAGTCTATAAACACAAGCCATCTCATGAACCCAAGTCTTCTAGGGATCAAACGAAGCCACGATCAAAAAGCCCG GTTCTTGTTGCTGTTTCGCCTCGTTCTCACTTGCAGTTTTTTGATGTCGGAACCAAGACTTGGAAGCCGTTGTCAGTCTCTACATCAGCTACTCTGGCGACCCATTGTTACTCTGCGGTGTCTGCTGCCGATAAGTTAGTGGTTGCCGCAAATGACTCCCTTGGTCACTGCCTTTATCGCTATGACCCGGAGACAAATGCGTGGGAGAGGCTTACTCATTCATGTGGTGAAATAAAACATCTTTGTGTTACAGCAGACCACATCTACTCATTTCCTGCTGACTGCACACGAAATTCTGAAAGGTACAATTTCGTTCAACGTAGGTGGAGATACTTTCGAATGGAAGATGAAATAACTCTCTGTGACGAGACTAAGAAGTCATTTTTCTATAGCGGTATAGCAGTATTAAATAACAAAGTTTATGTCCTCTATGTAGAGAAAAGTCAATCGATCGTGAATCCAGCCGTATTATACTGTTTTGATCCACAAAAAAACCAGTGGGCGAAAAAAGCAAACACTTCCCAACTCCACTTTGGATCCAGTCTTCTTGTAGTGAACGGTAATCTTTATGTTGCTGGGGGCAAAGTTTCTAGCGACCGATGTCATCGTCCATGTGGTAATCCTGCATCTGTAGAAATGTATAACGAAGAAACCAACGCTTGGATTGTTGTTGAGCAAAAAAATGTTCCCGCCCACAGCAGCCTCGGTGTGGTGGAAATAGAAGGGAGGGTGTATTTTATCATTAACCAATTTCCTTATGACAGTGGAATCAGACTCACTCACGGGAAGCTTCATCATACAGTTCTGAAAGAGTGGGAGAATTTGGCAAAAATCGACCAGGGTGCAGTTCTTAGTTATTTGGCTGTTAAGAGGTGA